In Myripristis murdjan chromosome 2, fMyrMur1.1, whole genome shotgun sequence, a genomic segment contains:
- the pou3f3b gene encoding POU domain, class 3, transcription factor 3-B isoform X2, whose protein sequence is MATAASNPYLPSNSILSSGSIVHSDSGGGGMQPGSAAVTSGSGGYRGDPSVKMVQSDFMQGAMAASNGGHMLSHAHQWVTSLPHAAAAAAAAAVAAAEAGSPWSSSPVGMTGSPQQQDVKNSGRDDLHTGTALHHRPPHLAPHQTHAGAWGSTTAAHINSISGGQQQQQSLIYSQPGGFTVNGMLSPGSQSLVHPGLVRGDTPDLDHGSHHHHHHHQHPHHQQHHGVNSHDPHSDEDTPTSDDLEQFAKQFKQRRIKLGFTQADVGLALGTLYGNVFSQTTICRFEALQLSFKNMCKLKPLLNKWLEEADSSTGSPTSIDKIAAQGRKRKKRTSIEVSVKGALESHFLKCPKPSAQEISSLADNLQLEKEVVRVWFCNRRQKEKRMTPPGVPQTPEDVYSQVGNGHFLVDYLKDASEASDQRVTTTSSFHQVILAH, encoded by the exons ATGGCCACCGCGGCTTCCAATCCTTATCTGCCCAGCAATAGCATCTTATCGTCCGGCTCCATCGTGCACTCTGACTCCGGAGGTGGTGGCATGCAGCCGGGCAGTGCTGCGGTTACCTCTGGGTCTGGGGGCTACAGGGGGGACCCCTCCGTAAAGATGGTACAGAGTGACTTTATGCAAGGCGCAATGGCAGCGAGCAACGGGGGACACATGCTGAGCCATGCCCATCAGTGGGTGACATCCCTCCCGCACGCCGCAGCGgccgcagcagcagccgcagTCGCTGCAGCTGAAGCCGGATCGCCCTGGTCGTCGAGTCCCGTCGGCATGACGGGCAGCCCGCAGCAGCAGGACGTCAAAAACTCCGGCAGAGACGATCTACACACGGGCACCGCGCTGCACCACAGGCCGCCTCACTTAGCTCCCCACCAGACTCACGCCGGGGCTTGGGGGAGCACGACTGCGGCGCACATTAACTCCATATccggggggcagcagcagcagcagtcgcTGATCTACTCCCAGCCGGGGGGGTTCACTGTGAACGGGATGCTCAGTCCGGGGAGCCAGAGCCTGGTGCACCCGGGCTTGGTGAGGGGGGATACCCCGGATCTGGACCACGgcagccaccaccaccaccatcaccaccagcaTCCGcatcaccagcagcaccacGGCGTCAACAGCCACGACCCGCACTCGGACGAGGACACGCCGACCTCGGACGACCTGGAGCAGTTCGCCAAGCAGTTCAAGCAGCGGAGGATCAAACTGGGCTTTACGCAGGCGGACGTCGGCTTGGCTTTGGGCACCCTGTACGGGAACGTTTTCTCTCAGACAACCATTTGCAGATTCGAGGCTCTGCAGCTCAGCTTCAAAAACATGTGCAAGCTCAAGCCTTTGTTAAACAAGTGGCTTGAGGAGGCTGACTCGTCCACCGGCAGCCCCACCAGCATCGACAAGATCGCGGCGCAGGGAAGGAAGCGAAAGAAGCGCACCTCCATCGAAGTGAGCGTAAAAGGGGCTTTGGAGAGCCACTTCCTAAAATGCCCCAAACCCTCGGCCCAGGAGATCAGCTCCCTAGCGGACAActtgcagctggagaaagaggtGGTTAGAGTGTGGTTTTGCAATAGGAGACAGAAGGAAAAACGGATGACGCCCCCAGGAGTGCCACAGACGCCGGAGGATGTGTACTCTCAGGTCGGCAAT gGACATTTTTTAGTAGATTACTTAAAAGATGCAAGTGAAGCGAGCGACCAGAGGGTGACAACTACAAGTTCATTCCACCAGGTAATTTTGGCgcattaa
- the pou3f3b gene encoding POU domain, class 3, transcription factor 3-B isoform X1 has protein sequence MATAASNPYLPSNSILSSGSIVHSDSGGGGMQPGSAAVTSGSGGYRGDPSVKMVQSDFMQGAMAASNGGHMLSHAHQWVTSLPHAAAAAAAAAVAAAEAGSPWSSSPVGMTGSPQQQDVKNSGRDDLHTGTALHHRPPHLAPHQTHAGAWGSTTAAHINSISGGQQQQQSLIYSQPGGFTVNGMLSPGSQSLVHPGLVRGDTPDLDHGSHHHHHHHQHPHHQQHHGVNSHDPHSDEDTPTSDDLEQFAKQFKQRRIKLGFTQADVGLALGTLYGNVFSQTTICRFEALQLSFKNMCKLKPLLNKWLEEADSSTGSPTSIDKIAAQGRKRKKRTSIEVSVKGALESHFLKCPKPSAQEISSLADNLQLEKEVVRVWFCNRRQKEKRMTPPGVPQTPEDVYSQVGNGHFLVDYLKDASEASDQRVTTTSSFHQKEKLHQYEEEWHPRSFHHYFVLLFSGWTAWFNFFTHGGLNFLRPSEPRDCPRLISKITPFFQMGFFFYLRDFNTVSGFFFQQIEHKTFEKTIFSCTYLKKSPLKICCQV, from the exons ATGGCCACCGCGGCTTCCAATCCTTATCTGCCCAGCAATAGCATCTTATCGTCCGGCTCCATCGTGCACTCTGACTCCGGAGGTGGTGGCATGCAGCCGGGCAGTGCTGCGGTTACCTCTGGGTCTGGGGGCTACAGGGGGGACCCCTCCGTAAAGATGGTACAGAGTGACTTTATGCAAGGCGCAATGGCAGCGAGCAACGGGGGACACATGCTGAGCCATGCCCATCAGTGGGTGACATCCCTCCCGCACGCCGCAGCGgccgcagcagcagccgcagTCGCTGCAGCTGAAGCCGGATCGCCCTGGTCGTCGAGTCCCGTCGGCATGACGGGCAGCCCGCAGCAGCAGGACGTCAAAAACTCCGGCAGAGACGATCTACACACGGGCACCGCGCTGCACCACAGGCCGCCTCACTTAGCTCCCCACCAGACTCACGCCGGGGCTTGGGGGAGCACGACTGCGGCGCACATTAACTCCATATccggggggcagcagcagcagcagtcgcTGATCTACTCCCAGCCGGGGGGGTTCACTGTGAACGGGATGCTCAGTCCGGGGAGCCAGAGCCTGGTGCACCCGGGCTTGGTGAGGGGGGATACCCCGGATCTGGACCACGgcagccaccaccaccaccatcaccaccagcaTCCGcatcaccagcagcaccacGGCGTCAACAGCCACGACCCGCACTCGGACGAGGACACGCCGACCTCGGACGACCTGGAGCAGTTCGCCAAGCAGTTCAAGCAGCGGAGGATCAAACTGGGCTTTACGCAGGCGGACGTCGGCTTGGCTTTGGGCACCCTGTACGGGAACGTTTTCTCTCAGACAACCATTTGCAGATTCGAGGCTCTGCAGCTCAGCTTCAAAAACATGTGCAAGCTCAAGCCTTTGTTAAACAAGTGGCTTGAGGAGGCTGACTCGTCCACCGGCAGCCCCACCAGCATCGACAAGATCGCGGCGCAGGGAAGGAAGCGAAAGAAGCGCACCTCCATCGAAGTGAGCGTAAAAGGGGCTTTGGAGAGCCACTTCCTAAAATGCCCCAAACCCTCGGCCCAGGAGATCAGCTCCCTAGCGGACAActtgcagctggagaaagaggtGGTTAGAGTGTGGTTTTGCAATAGGAGACAGAAGGAAAAACGGATGACGCCCCCAGGAGTGCCACAGACGCCGGAGGATGTGTACTCTCAGGTCGGCAAT gGACATTTTTTAGTAGATTACTTAAAAGATGCAAGTGAAGCGAGCGACCAGAGGGTGACAACTACAAGTTCATTCCACCAG AAGGAAAAACTGCATCAATATGAAGAAGAGTGGCATCCACGAAGCTTccatcattattttgttttacttttttcgGGGTGGACTGcatggtttaatttttttacaCATGGAGGATTGAATTTTTTGAGGCCCTCAGAGCCCAGAGACTGTCCCCGCCTGATCTCAAAGATCACACCTTTCTTTcaaatgggtttttttttttatttaagggACTTTAACACCgtgagtggatttttttttcaacaaatagAGCATAAGACATTTGAAAAGACTATCTTCAGCTGCACTTATTTGAAAAAATCTCCTCTGAAAATCTGTTGCCAAGTGTGA